One Luoshenia tenuis DNA window includes the following coding sequences:
- a CDS encoding SIS domain-containing protein, translating to MENINQLAAGLLRDYAADVAARVVRTDFETLGQIAADLIAAKERGATVFTAGNGGSGATASHMCNDLVKGCRVHGREGFRAQCLVDSSPIMTCLANDFSYDDVFAIQLRTFARRGDIFIGFSGSGNSENVLRAAKAAKELGMLVIGFSGRDGGKLAPLCDRVVIAPTDSMEQLEDMHMLYEHALVCIMHGILQDCWGVEYINYPDPERHFTAALFDFDGTVSLIREGWREIMIPYFTEVLSALHTGESPEALHALVADFVDKLTGKQTIFQCMRLDEEVQKRGGAACDPLVYKQEYLRRLGIHIADRVKGLENGSIAPEALLVPGAKDFLKALRAAGIRCYLASGTDEVDVLREARLLGVDQYFDGGVHGARDEILECSKELVIRDLLENGDIKPHQLLSFGDGYVEIELVKNVGGYSFGVASDEARKKGINEWKRQRLTAAGADAIIPDFTGYARIIHDVKEGI from the coding sequence ATGGAAAACATCAATCAGTTGGCGGCGGGTTTGCTGCGGGACTATGCGGCCGACGTGGCCGCGCGGGTGGTACGCACCGATTTTGAGACGCTGGGGCAGATCGCGGCGGATCTGATCGCCGCTAAAGAGCGGGGGGCCACGGTTTTTACGGCCGGGAACGGCGGCAGCGGCGCTACGGCCTCGCACATGTGCAACGATCTGGTCAAGGGTTGCCGGGTGCACGGCCGCGAGGGGTTCAGGGCCCAGTGCTTGGTGGACTCTTCGCCCATTATGACCTGCCTGGCCAACGATTTTTCCTATGACGACGTATTTGCCATCCAGCTGCGCACCTTCGCGCGGCGGGGAGATATCTTTATCGGCTTTAGCGGCAGCGGCAATTCCGAAAACGTGCTGCGCGCGGCAAAGGCCGCCAAAGAGCTGGGGATGCTTGTGATCGGCTTCTCCGGCCGGGATGGGGGCAAACTGGCCCCGCTTTGCGACCGGGTGGTGATCGCCCCCACCGATTCCATGGAGCAGCTGGAAGACATGCATATGCTCTATGAGCACGCGCTGGTCTGCATCATGCACGGCATTTTGCAGGACTGCTGGGGCGTAGAATACATCAACTATCCGGACCCGGAGCGGCACTTTACCGCCGCGCTGTTCGATTTCGACGGGACAGTTAGCCTGATCCGCGAGGGATGGCGGGAGATCATGATCCCCTACTTTACCGAGGTGCTCTCCGCGCTCCATACCGGGGAGAGCCCGGAGGCGCTGCACGCGCTGGTGGCGGATTTTGTGGATAAGCTCACCGGCAAGCAAACCATCTTCCAGTGTATGCGGCTGGATGAAGAGGTACAAAAACGGGGCGGGGCGGCCTGTGACCCGCTGGTGTATAAACAGGAATACCTGCGCCGGTTGGGGATCCATATTGCCGATCGGGTCAAGGGGTTAGAAAACGGAAGCATTGCGCCCGAGGCGCTATTGGTGCCCGGTGCCAAGGACTTCCTCAAGGCCCTGCGGGCGGCAGGCATCCGCTGTTACCTGGCCAGTGGGACCGACGAGGTGGATGTGCTGCGCGAGGCGCGCTTGCTGGGGGTAGATCAGTACTTTGACGGCGGCGTGCACGGCGCGCGGGACGAGATACTGGAATGCTCCAAGGAGCTGGTGATCCGCGACCTGCTGGAAAACGGGGACATTAAACCGCATCAGCTGCTCAGCTTTGGGGATGGCTATGTGGAGATCGAACTGGTGAAGAACGTAGGCGGGTATTCCTTCGGCGTGGCCAGCGATGAGGCGCGCAAAAAGGGAATTAACGAGTGGAAGCGCCAGCGGCTGACCGCCGCCGGGGCGGACGCCATCATTCCGGATTTTACGGGTTATGCCCGCATCATACACGACGTGAAGGAGGGGATTTAA
- a CDS encoding ROK family protein yields the protein METVNHDAMRAANMRSIFNCIRAHGPVTKRQIQDLTLLSWGSVSNLCGILLERGVITEQKAQSAGPGRTPSGFDINVEDNLIIGIDVNLIGMTGVVIDLRSRVVTRTRQPIVSHRSGEVLAQMKALICQLLAQVPAGSVRGIAVAFPGQVDAARGISIWTHQFGTFSSVNIRQYLQDAFGMEVILEHDPDCMAYSEHLLGAAQDIDNFIFVRLSLGISMGMMAQGEIYRGKRGVTGELGHMTLVPQGKKCLCGNRGCLETLSSSRAILEQCHLALQQGRAKGLVRRLRGHYETLTLEEAASAAQEGDRDVRRIFSRAAGYAGLAIANAANLIDPGAVVLGGELAEYGDLYVEPLQRSLARRAFGGALPLRIAQVGSDAAALGAASLFIERVFMRLSEGA from the coding sequence TTGGAGACCGTCAACCACGATGCCATGCGCGCCGCCAACATGCGCAGCATCTTTAATTGTATCCGCGCACATGGGCCGGTGACCAAGCGGCAGATACAGGACCTGACCCTTTTGAGCTGGGGCAGCGTCAGCAATTTATGCGGCATTTTGCTTGAGCGCGGCGTGATCACCGAGCAAAAGGCGCAAAGCGCCGGGCCGGGGCGCACCCCCAGCGGTTTTGATATCAATGTTGAGGATAACCTCATCATCGGCATCGATGTCAACCTCATCGGCATGACCGGGGTGGTGATCGACCTGCGCAGCCGCGTAGTCACCCGCACGCGCCAGCCCATCGTCTCCCACCGTTCCGGCGAAGTGCTGGCGCAGATGAAGGCGCTGATCTGCCAGCTTTTAGCACAGGTGCCCGCCGGCTCGGTACGCGGCATCGCCGTGGCCTTTCCCGGCCAGGTGGACGCGGCCCGGGGCATTTCCATCTGGACGCATCAATTCGGCACCTTTTCCTCCGTCAACATCCGCCAGTATTTGCAGGATGCATTTGGGATGGAGGTGATTTTAGAGCACGATCCGGACTGCATGGCCTATTCCGAGCACCTGCTGGGCGCGGCGCAGGATATCGACAATTTTATCTTCGTGCGCCTCTCCCTGGGCATCAGCATGGGGATGATGGCCCAGGGAGAGATCTACCGCGGCAAGCGCGGGGTGACCGGAGAGCTGGGGCACATGACTCTGGTGCCACAGGGCAAAAAATGCCTTTGTGGCAACCGGGGCTGCTTGGAAACCCTCTCCTCCTCCCGGGCGATTTTGGAGCAATGTCACCTTGCCCTGCAACAGGGGCGGGCCAAGGGGCTGGTCCGCAGGCTGCGCGGCCATTACGAAACCCTGACGCTGGAGGAGGCCGCCAGCGCCGCCCAAGAGGGCGACCGCGACGTCAGGCGCATCTTTTCCCGCGCGGCGGGCTATGCGGGGCTGGCCATCGCCAACGCCGCCAATCTGATCGATCCCGGTGCGGTGGTGCTGGGCGGAGAGCTGGCCGAATACGGCGATCTGTACGTAGAACCGCTGCAGCGCAGCCTGGCCCGGCGCGCTTTTGGCGGGGCGCTGCCGCTGCGCATCGCCCAGGTAGGCAGCGATGCGGCCGCTTTGGGCGCGGCTTCCCTATTTATTGAACGGGTATTTATGCGCCTGTCCGAGGGCGCTTAA
- a CDS encoding DUF3795 domain-containing protein, whose translation MKRELGIGCCGLACCLCAREGCAGCKNDGCPDAAWCKSLKCSREKDHDGCWMCASFPCADNPILAKLKPRAFAAFVRQYGVEKLMDCLARNEALGVVYHDPGTLAGDYDRCQDEAAIFALLLNGPQ comes from the coding sequence ATGAAAAGGGAACTGGGAATCGGTTGCTGTGGATTGGCCTGCTGCCTGTGTGCCAGGGAGGGCTGCGCGGGCTGCAAAAATGATGGCTGCCCTGACGCTGCGTGGTGCAAGTCTCTCAAATGCTCCCGGGAAAAGGACCATGACGGCTGCTGGATGTGCGCAAGCTTTCCCTGCGCGGATAATCCCATACTCGCCAAGCTTAAACCCCGCGCCTTTGCCGCATTTGTGCGCCAGTACGGGGTAGAAAAGTTGATGGACTGCCTGGCGCGCAACGAGGCGCTGGGCGTGGTCTATCACGATCCCGGCACGCTCGCAGGCGATTATGACCGCTGCCAAGATGAAGCCGCCATCTTTGCGCTGCTGCTAAATGGCCCGCAGTGA
- a CDS encoding RrF2 family transcriptional regulator — MTGEFAIAVHALVFLNRRGETVNSETLADNVCTHPARLRGVMAKLKNAGLVDTKEGMEGGYAFRKDPAQVTLRQICDALNVKLVSASWRSGSVDKPCMISSGMADVMDDLYSQMDALGREYLSHITIADIDRQIFSGKEKGASA; from the coding sequence ATGACGGGGGAATTTGCCATCGCAGTGCATGCGCTGGTCTTTTTAAATCGCCGGGGGGAGACGGTAAACAGCGAAACGCTGGCTGATAATGTCTGCACCCACCCTGCAAGGCTGCGGGGCGTGATGGCAAAGCTTAAAAATGCGGGCCTGGTGGATACCAAAGAGGGGATGGAGGGCGGCTATGCCTTCCGCAAGGACCCGGCACAGGTGACCCTGCGACAGATCTGCGATGCGCTGAATGTAAAACTGGTTTCGGCTTCCTGGCGCTCGGGCAGTGTGGATAAGCCCTGCATGATCTCCTCGGGTATGGCGGACGTGATGGATGATCTCTATAGCCAGATGGACGCGCTGGGGCGCGAGTACCTTTCCCATATCACCATCGCAGATATCGACAGGCAGATTTTCAGCGGCAAAGAAAAGGGCGCTTCTGCCTAA
- a CDS encoding TlpA family protein disulfide reductase yields MKRKKGVFAVLTALTLGAVWLLSACSPAAAPAPSKAAGQDDNAFGTFETYDLQGEAVSQELFSGSRLTMVNVWATYCGPCLREMPDLGELAGSYQAADFQVVGVVSDTVKADGTYDDAQVAVAEQIIQRTGADYRHILPSQSLLSRLGQISAVPTTLFVDAQGRQVGQAYLGARTKAQWQSIVEGLLAQLPGQDAQSGAGTETGSDAPVTQGTENMGFTRFETTDLLGRPVDQSVMTESAQELILALIWNPEWTGSTEALGQLAQLAAQDSRIQPLGLVVGDPTQAQALAQKAGVDFTNIILTPELETLLEAKAPQVLAFSPWGTVASQGLDADAPPEKWTQLIDEAVYNLYETCCS; encoded by the coding sequence ATGAAGCGCAAAAAGGGCGTTTTCGCGGTACTGACGGCATTAACGCTGGGAGCGGTATGGCTGCTCTCGGCCTGCAGCCCGGCTGCGGCGCCGGCGCCCTCTAAGGCCGCCGGGCAGGATGACAATGCCTTTGGAACCTTTGAAACATACGATCTGCAGGGCGAGGCGGTATCGCAGGAGCTGTTTTCCGGTTCCCGGCTGACCATGGTCAACGTCTGGGCAACCTATTGCGGCCCCTGCCTGCGCGAGATGCCAGATCTGGGCGAATTGGCAGGCAGCTATCAGGCGGCGGATTTTCAGGTGGTGGGCGTGGTGAGCGATACTGTAAAGGCGGACGGCACGTATGATGACGCGCAAGTAGCTGTAGCCGAACAGATCATCCAAAGGACGGGGGCGGATTACCGCCACATCCTTCCCTCGCAAAGCCTGCTGAGCCGGTTAGGCCAAATATCAGCCGTGCCCACGACGCTGTTCGTCGATGCGCAGGGCCGCCAGGTGGGACAGGCGTATCTTGGGGCGCGCACAAAGGCGCAGTGGCAAAGTATTGTAGAAGGTCTGCTGGCCCAGCTGCCCGGTCAGGATGCGCAAAGCGGCGCCGGGACGGAAACGGGGTCCGACGCGCCTGTGACCCAGGGCACGGAAAACATGGGCTTTACGCGGTTTGAAACGACCGATCTATTGGGCAGGCCGGTGGACCAAAGCGTGATGACGGAAAGCGCGCAAGAATTGATCCTGGCCCTGATATGGAACCCGGAATGGACTGGCAGTACCGAGGCGCTCGGGCAGTTGGCACAGCTAGCGGCGCAGGACAGCCGTATTCAGCCGCTGGGGTTGGTCGTAGGCGATCCCACCCAGGCGCAGGCATTGGCCCAAAAGGCGGGGGTGGATTTTACCAACATTATTCTGACGCCGGAATTGGAAACGCTTCTAGAGGCAAAGGCGCCGCAGGTGCTGGCCTTTTCGCCCTGGGGTACGGTAGCCTCCCAAGGGCTGGACGCTGACGCCCCGCCGGAAAAATGGACGCAGTTGATCGATGAAGCCGTGTATAACCTCTATGAAACCTGTTGCAGCTAA
- a CDS encoding rhodanese-like domain-containing protein: MMKKSWVKSVLLVGVMTTAAACAPVGGTAYHKIDAEAVKTMLDQETGIVLVDVRRPDEYAQGHIPEAINIPNETIGTAAQDALPDKEATLVVYCRSGVRSRQASGKLVDMGYRAVYDMGGIIHWPYDTVKGDGAK; the protein is encoded by the coding sequence ATGATGAAAAAAAGCTGGGTAAAAAGCGTGCTGCTGGTCGGTGTGATGACGACTGCGGCGGCCTGCGCGCCGGTGGGCGGCACGGCTTACCATAAAATCGACGCGGAGGCGGTAAAGACCATGCTGGATCAGGAAACGGGCATAGTACTTGTGGACGTACGCAGGCCTGATGAATACGCGCAGGGCCATATTCCTGAGGCGATCAATATCCCAAACGAGACCATAGGCACAGCTGCGCAGGATGCCCTGCCAGATAAGGAAGCGACACTTGTGGTCTATTGCCGCTCTGGCGTGCGCAGCCGCCAGGCTTCCGGTAAGCTGGTCGATATGGGCTATCGCGCGGTATATGATATGGGCGGGATCATCCACTGGCCTTACGATACGGTAAAGGGGGATGGAGCGAAATGA
- a CDS encoding ACT domain-containing protein, with product MTAKQISVFLQNQPGKLADFCEILSKHHIDMRAMSMAESRDFGILRLIVDDSQKTADVLKEEGYVYAVTPVLAVEVPDEPGGLMKILNILKENQINLEYSYAFIARKTDCAYMIFRVQQTEQAAEALAKGGVKLICQHELSEL from the coding sequence ATGACGGCAAAACAGATTTCGGTCTTTTTGCAGAACCAGCCGGGTAAGCTGGCTGATTTTTGCGAGATCCTCTCCAAACACCATATTGACATGCGGGCCATGTCCATGGCGGAAAGTCGGGACTTTGGCATCCTGCGCCTGATCGTGGACGACAGCCAGAAGACGGCGGATGTATTGAAAGAAGAAGGCTACGTCTATGCGGTGACCCCGGTACTGGCTGTGGAAGTTCCCGATGAGCCGGGCGGCTTGATGAAAATCCTCAACATCCTGAAGGAGAACCAGATTAACCTGGAATACTCCTATGCGTTTATTGCCCGCAAGACGGATTGCGCGTATATGATCTTCCGCGTGCAGCAGACCGAGCAGGCAGCGGAGGCGCTTGCCAAGGGCGGCGTCAAGCTGATCTGCCAGCATGAATTAAGTGAGCTTTAA
- a CDS encoding phenylacetate--CoA ligase family protein: MENYYQPEIECASREQIRAWQDEHLVKTVHHVYKNVPYYRNLMDQKGVTPEDIKSVDDLHKLPFLTKDDLREAYPYGLVAMPLSDCVRIQSTSGTTGRRVVAFYTQHDIDLWDECCARAIMAAGGTKDDVVHVSYGYGLFTGGPGLNGGSHKVGSLTLPMSSGNTDRQIQFMTDLGSTILCCTPSYAAYLAETICERGLQDQIKLKAGIFGAEAWSEEMRQDIQNKLGIKAYDIYGLTEISGPGVSFECSEQTGMHINEDHFIAEIIDPNTGEVLPDGEKGELVFTSITKEAFPLLRYRTRDICVLTREKCSCGRTHVKMSKPMGRSDDMLIVKGVNVFPSQIETVLLGKGYPANYQITVSRENNSDKLDVEVEMTPEMFSDSMGDIETREAELVAALKAMLGIYAKVHLVAPKTIARSEGKAVRIIDNRKLY; the protein is encoded by the coding sequence ATGGAGAACTATTATCAGCCGGAGATCGAGTGCGCGTCCCGCGAGCAGATCCGCGCCTGGCAGGATGAGCATCTGGTGAAAACGGTGCATCATGTCTATAAAAATGTGCCCTATTACCGGAATCTGATGGATCAAAAGGGCGTGACGCCGGAGGACATCAAGTCTGTAGACGATCTGCACAAATTGCCCTTTTTGACCAAGGACGATCTGCGGGAGGCCTATCCGTACGGCCTGGTGGCTATGCCGCTGAGCGATTGCGTACGCATCCAATCCACCAGTGGCACGACGGGGCGCCGGGTGGTCGCGTTTTATACCCAGCACGATATCGACCTGTGGGATGAGTGCTGCGCACGCGCCATCATGGCGGCGGGCGGCACGAAGGACGATGTGGTGCATGTCAGCTATGGCTACGGGCTGTTCACCGGCGGCCCGGGGCTCAACGGCGGTTCGCACAAGGTCGGCTCGCTGACGCTGCCCATGAGCTCGGGCAATACCGACCGCCAGATCCAGTTTATGACGGATCTGGGCTCTACCATCCTTTGCTGCACGCCCTCTTACGCAGCTTACCTGGCCGAAACCATCTGCGAGCGCGGCCTGCAGGATCAGATCAAGCTCAAGGCCGGTATCTTCGGCGCGGAAGCCTGGAGTGAGGAGATGCGCCAGGATATTCAGAATAAACTGGGCATTAAGGCGTATGATATCTATGGATTAACTGAGATCTCCGGCCCGGGCGTATCCTTTGAGTGCAGCGAGCAGACCGGCATGCACATCAATGAGGATCATTTTATCGCCGAGATCATCGACCCCAACACCGGTGAAGTGCTGCCTGATGGGGAAAAGGGTGAGCTGGTGTTCACCAGCATCACCAAAGAGGCGTTCCCGCTGCTGCGCTACCGCACGCGGGATATCTGCGTACTCACCCGCGAGAAGTGCTCCTGCGGCCGCACGCATGTAAAGATGTCCAAGCCCATGGGCCGCAGCGACGATATGCTGATCGTAAAAGGCGTAAACGTGTTCCCCTCCCAGATCGAAACCGTGCTGCTGGGCAAGGGTTACCCGGCCAATTATCAGATCACCGTCAGCCGCGAAAACAACAGCGATAAGCTGGATGTGGAAGTAGAGATGACTCCGGAGATGTTCTCCGACTCGATGGGCGATATAGAGACCCGCGAGGCTGAACTGGTGGCGGCTCTCAAGGCCATGCTGGGCATCTACGCGAAAGTGCATTTGGTGGCGCCTAAAACCATTGCCCGCAGCGAGGGCAAGGCGGTACGCATCATTGATAACCGCAAATTATATTAA
- a CDS encoding sugar phosphate isomerase/epimerase family protein: MKISLCPMAIGPYLRPLQGEVMDSSMPEAALDTVKSALTKVSNMGYDGIETATPSVFSCPQEFRDFMDSINLEVLTCGGLTYDELKFGDLKDKIAECKTLGAKNVMIGQMPHECAGNYDELLAFCRAMNRAGKILADEGIALSYHNHACDFAKVNGQSHLQIIMDNTCDKSVFFELDTHWLQSGGAHVISWIKKTAGRVRFIHFKDYGIDEYSDTNWLECTHKLWMEIGQGNLNWPGIIEACKEAKIEWCSVEQDVVRRPGFEASKISVDYLHSLGIGAKR; the protein is encoded by the coding sequence ATGAAGATTTCCCTTTGCCCTATGGCGATCGGTCCCTATCTGCGCCCGTTGCAAGGCGAAGTGATGGATTCCAGCATGCCGGAAGCTGCTTTAGATACGGTAAAATCCGCACTGACCAAGGTCTCTAACATGGGTTATGACGGCATTGAGACCGCTACGCCCAGCGTCTTTTCCTGCCCGCAGGAGTTCCGCGATTTTATGGATTCCATTAATCTCGAGGTGCTGACCTGCGGCGGATTGACCTATGACGAGCTCAAGTTTGGCGACCTGAAGGATAAGATTGCCGAGTGCAAGACCCTGGGCGCCAAAAACGTGATGATCGGCCAGATGCCGCACGAGTGCGCGGGCAATTATGACGAGTTGCTGGCCTTCTGCCGCGCGATGAACCGCGCCGGCAAGATTCTGGCGGATGAGGGCATCGCCCTTTCCTACCACAACCATGCCTGCGACTTTGCCAAGGTCAATGGCCAGAGCCATTTGCAGATCATCATGGATAACACCTGCGATAAGAGCGTGTTCTTTGAGCTGGATACCCACTGGCTGCAATCCGGCGGCGCGCATGTTATCAGCTGGATCAAAAAGACGGCTGGCCGCGTGCGGTTCATCCACTTTAAAGATTACGGCATCGACGAGTACTCCGATACCAACTGGCTGGAGTGCACCCACAAACTGTGGATGGAGATCGGCCAGGGCAACCTGAACTGGCCGGGCATCATCGAGGCTTGCAAGGAAGCCAAGATCGAATGGTGCTCTGTGGAGCAGGATGTGGTTCGCCGTCCTGGCTTTGAAGCCAGCAAGATCAGCGTGGACTACCTCCACAGCCTGGGCATCGGCGCCAAACGCTAA
- a CDS encoding sugar phosphate isomerase/epimerase family protein produces MAKAEISLQPYSIREYLKTPEQWKDSMRKVREIGYRSVQIGRVAGLTPQETKDHLDSLGMELSTYCGDLFSIRDDIDGFIKECKLFDVDEIMIGTMPAEFRVDREGYEKAIALMNEVGKQLSQAGIYLAYHNHAQEFRRWGLNGVRGIDLLFDELNPDYVHFMLDTHWVQSGGGDVIEYIKKCKGRMQYIHVKDYRIAPINYHTWFGATPKEFAEIGEGNLPWPEIIETCKAQGINIFIVEQDNTYLRNSFDAVEISFNNLVKYGLKA; encoded by the coding sequence ATGGCGAAAGCAGAAATTTCCCTGCAACCGTATAGCATCCGTGAGTACCTGAAAACGCCGGAGCAGTGGAAGGATTCCATGCGCAAAGTGCGGGAGATCGGTTACCGGTCGGTTCAGATCGGGCGCGTTGCCGGCCTGACGCCGCAGGAGACCAAGGATCATTTGGATAGCCTGGGGATGGAACTGAGCACCTATTGCGGCGACCTGTTCTCGATCCGTGACGATATCGACGGCTTCATCAAAGAGTGCAAGCTCTTTGACGTGGACGAGATCATGATCGGTACCATGCCGGCTGAGTTCCGTGTGGACCGCGAAGGATATGAAAAAGCCATCGCCCTGATGAACGAGGTGGGCAAGCAGCTCTCCCAGGCGGGCATCTACCTGGCCTATCACAACCATGCCCAGGAATTCCGCCGCTGGGGCCTGAACGGTGTGCGCGGGATCGACCTGCTCTTTGACGAGCTCAATCCGGATTACGTCCACTTTATGCTGGATACCCACTGGGTACAGTCCGGCGGCGGCGACGTGATCGAGTACATCAAAAAATGCAAGGGCCGCATGCAGTACATCCACGTCAAGGATTACCGCATTGCCCCCATCAACTACCACACCTGGTTTGGCGCTACCCCCAAGGAGTTTGCCGAGATCGGCGAGGGCAACCTGCCTTGGCCCGAGATTATCGAGACCTGCAAGGCCCAGGGCATCAACATCTTCATCGTCGAGCAGGATAACACCTACCTGCGCAACTCCTTTGACGCGGTGGAGATCAGCTTCAACAACCTGGTGAAATACGGCCTGAAAGCGTAA
- a CDS encoding arsenate reductase family protein → MALFIAYPPCSTCQKARRWLQDAGIAFEERNIKTQPPTAGELAQWKKISGLALKKFFNTSGMLYRSLGLKDKLPDMGEQEQLELLASDGMLVKRPIVIQGDTVLVGFKPQQWEALKK, encoded by the coding sequence ATGGCATTGTTTATCGCCTATCCGCCATGTTCCACCTGCCAAAAAGCGCGCAGGTGGTTACAGGATGCCGGCATTGCTTTTGAGGAGCGAAACATCAAAACGCAGCCGCCCACGGCCGGGGAGTTGGCGCAGTGGAAAAAGATCAGCGGGCTGGCGCTGAAGAAATTTTTCAACACCAGCGGCATGTTGTACCGCTCACTAGGGCTGAAGGATAAGCTGCCGGATATGGGAGAGCAGGAGCAGTTGGAGCTGCTGGCATCAGACGGCATGCTGGTCAAAAGGCCGATCGTGATACAGGGGGATACCGTGCTGGTGGGTTTTAAGCCGCAGCAATGGGAAGCGCTTAAAAAGTAG
- a CDS encoding YwbE family protein, which yields MKNGTLRADIQIGALVDIVLKKDQPTGKLTRGHVKRILTKSPNHPHGIKVMLEEQDQVGRVKNILEE from the coding sequence ATGAAAAACGGCACATTGCGCGCGGACATTCAGATCGGAGCGCTGGTGGACATCGTATTAAAGAAGGATCAGCCCACCGGCAAACTGACGCGCGGTCACGTAAAGAGGATCTTGACAAAATCGCCCAACCACCCCCATGGCATCAAAGTGATGCTGGAAGAGCAGGATCAGGTGGGGCGGGTAAAAAACATCTTGGAGGAGTGA
- a CDS encoding potassium/proton antiporter, translating into MAAGILIGAVILFICVGSSKILYRFGVPTLLMFILLGMVFGSDGLVGIPFDNFEVAKQVSSVALVFIMFYGGFGTNWKMARPVALPSILMSTLGTVVTALLTGVFCHFVLRMEWLEGLLVGSVIGSTDAASVFSILRSKKLNLKGGLASLLEIESGSNDPISYMMTVIVLALMSTGADISVLGQLFAQIAFGLGGGFLLAYLAVRLLRHASFEISGLHTILVVAVALAAYALPELIGGNGYLSVYIVGIVLGNSKILHKRTLVNFFDGITWLMQIVLFFMLGLLSFPSQMPAIILPALAIALFMTFVARPVATFGILSWFKMSFKQKILVSWAGLRGAASIVFAIFAMTSGVYPHNDVFHIVFFVALLSVTVQGTLLPPLAKKLGLVEATGDSVLRTFNDYQDESGTKLVEFTVRASDSCVNKSIMDADLPEEVLVVMIKRGKEFIVPKGATVIREGDILVLNGMDTSKFLA; encoded by the coding sequence ATCGCAGCGGGAATTTTAATTGGCGCAGTTATTCTGTTCATCTGTGTAGGTTCCAGTAAAATACTTTATCGCTTTGGCGTGCCGACGCTTCTCATGTTCATTCTGTTGGGCATGGTTTTCGGCTCTGACGGCCTGGTCGGCATTCCTTTTGACAACTTTGAGGTAGCCAAACAGGTCTCTTCTGTAGCTCTGGTCTTTATCATGTTTTACGGCGGGTTTGGGACCAACTGGAAGATGGCGCGGCCCGTTGCGCTGCCTTCTATTTTGATGTCGACCCTGGGCACCGTGGTCACGGCACTACTGACGGGCGTATTTTGCCACTTCGTGCTGCGCATGGAATGGCTGGAGGGGCTCTTGGTGGGCTCGGTTATCGGTTCTACGGACGCAGCTTCGGTTTTCTCGATTCTGAGGAGTAAAAAACTGAATTTAAAGGGTGGCCTGGCCTCGCTTTTAGAGATCGAAAGCGGCTCGAACGACCCTATTTCCTATATGATGACGGTGATCGTACTGGCCCTGATGTCCACGGGTGCGGACATCTCCGTGCTGGGGCAGCTGTTTGCCCAGATTGCCTTTGGCCTTGGCGGCGGATTTTTGCTGGCCTATCTGGCGGTCCGGCTGCTGCGGCATGCCAGCTTTGAGATCAGCGGCCTGCATACGATTTTGGTGGTGGCTGTGGCGCTGGCGGCCTACGCTCTGCCGGAGCTGATCGGCGGCAACGGATACTTAAGCGTTTACATCGTGGGTATCGTGCTGGGCAACAGCAAGATCCTGCATAAGCGCACGCTGGTCAACTTTTTTGACGGCATCACATGGCTGATGCAGATCGTGCTGTTCTTTATGCTGGGGCTGCTGTCCTTCCCCTCGCAGATGCCGGCCATCATTTTACCGGCTCTCGCCATCGCCCTGTTTATGACGTTTGTCGCCCGGCCGGTGGCCACCTTTGGGATACTCAGCTGGTTTAAAATGAGCTTTAAGCAAAAGATCCTGGTCTCCTGGGCGGGGCTGCGAGGCGCGGCTTCCATCGTATTTGCGATCTTTGCTATGACTAGCGGCGTTTATCCGCACAACGACGTTTTCCATATCGTTTTCTTTGTGGCGCTGCTCTCGGTCACGGTGCAGGGGACATTGTTGCCGCCGCTGGCTAAAAAACTGGGCCTGGTGGAGGCGACGGGAGATTCGGTACTGCGTACCTTCAACGATTATCAAGATGAAAGCGGCACCAAGCTGGTGGAGTTTACCGTGCGCGCCAGCGACAGCTGCGTCAATAAGAGCATTATGGATGCAGACCTGCCCGAAGAGGTGCTGGTGGTCATGATCAAGCGCGGCAAGGAATTCATCGTCCCCAAGGGCGCTACGGTGATACGAGAAGGGGATATATTGGTGCTGAACGGAATGGACACCAGCAAATTTTTAGCTTAG